In one window of Miscanthus floridulus cultivar M001 chromosome 12, ASM1932011v1, whole genome shotgun sequence DNA:
- the LOC136498335 gene encoding uncharacterized protein has product MLKNIFTIKDPSSGSGVEASFSVTLECTVTKILKVGSHWQSVYLLYEGGSATRILKANQAMGIPNDQEGVRDVLCGLMRTLKRLEELNLINKQWEDILPEPEVPQLVALACEACRDGCIAHTMLELWVDEQLKFIMSKALLTLCVEAEAVPAWCRDYSIYLEDETSNPMGGHAMEMPSYGHAFHRKCITMWFGQRSTCPMCR; this is encoded by the coding sequence ATGTTGAAGAACATCTTCACCATCAAGGATCCATCTAGCGGGAGTGGCGTTGAAGCATCGTTCTCTGTGACCCTGGAATGCACAGTGACCAAGATCCTCAAAGTTGGCAGTCACTGGCAATCGGTATACCTCCTGTATGAAGGAGGTAGCGCCACTAGGATCTTGAAGGCGAATCAAGCCATGGGCATCCCCAATGACcaagaaggtgtccgtgatgTCCTTTGCGGTTTGATGAGGACATTAAAGCGGCTAGAGGAACTCAACCTCATTAACAAGCAGTGGGAGGACATCCTTCCCGAGCCTGAGGTTCCTCAACTCGTGGCCCTAGCGTGCGAGGCCTGCCGGGATGGTTGCATCGCCCACACAATGCTTGAGCTTTGGGTCGACGAACAACTAAAGTTCATCATGTCCAAGGCGCTCTTGACGCTCTgcgtggaggcggaggcggtgcCAGCATGGTGTCGAGACTACAGCATCTACCTAGAGGATGAAACATCTAATCCTATGGGCGGCCATGCCATGGAAATGCCCAGCTACGGCCACGCATTCCACCGCAAGTGCATCACCATGTGGTTCGGCCAGAGATCCACCTGCCCGATGTGCCGATGA